Proteins encoded in a region of the Novibacillus thermophilus genome:
- the pstC gene encoding phosphate ABC transporter permease subunit PstC, protein MAHYEIERTHPSFIKGSHKGRKWDKIVPAFLFVCTMISVLTTVGIVLTLVLESLPFFADVSVLQFLTTLRWSPPAGDFGILPLVSGTLLVTVLAMLVALPIGMMSAIYLSEYAPDRVRRIVKPVLEILAGIPTIVYGFFALTFVTPLLREMIPDMGLFNALGAGVVMGIMIIPLVSSLSEDAMSAVPRHLREAAFALGATRFEVAWKVVVPAALSGIISSFVLALSRAVGETMIVAIAAGATPKLTFSPLESIQTMTGYIVQVSGGDISYGSVDYKSIFAVGITLFGMTLLLNLLAQFIARRFKEDY, encoded by the coding sequence ATGGCTCACTACGAGATAGAACGAACGCATCCATCGTTTATCAAAGGCTCTCACAAAGGGCGCAAGTGGGATAAGATTGTACCGGCCTTTTTGTTTGTTTGTACAATGATTTCTGTCCTGACAACTGTTGGGATCGTCCTGACGTTAGTGCTGGAATCCCTGCCATTTTTTGCTGATGTTTCGGTTTTACAGTTTTTAACCACTTTAAGATGGTCGCCGCCTGCCGGCGATTTCGGAATTTTGCCCCTCGTCAGTGGTACGTTGCTCGTGACAGTGCTGGCGATGCTCGTGGCGCTTCCCATCGGAATGATGAGCGCCATCTACTTGAGCGAATACGCTCCAGATCGCGTTCGGCGGATCGTGAAGCCGGTATTAGAAATTTTGGCTGGCATTCCGACCATCGTCTACGGTTTTTTTGCGTTGACGTTCGTGACCCCGCTGTTGCGGGAGATGATACCGGACATGGGGCTGTTTAACGCGCTCGGCGCCGGCGTCGTCATGGGGATCATGATTATCCCGCTGGTGTCGTCCCTCAGTGAGGACGCCATGTCGGCTGTCCCCCGGCATTTGCGGGAAGCGGCGTTCGCCCTCGGGGCGACCCGCTTTGAAGTCGCGTGGAAAGTTGTCGTTCCCGCGGCCTTGTCGGGCATCATCTCGTCGTTCGTCCTGGCGCTGTCCCGGGCCGTCGGGGAAACAATGATTGTCGCCATCGCAGCCGGTGCGACGCCAAAACTGACGTTCAGCCCTTTGGAAAGCATTCAGACGATGACTGGCTACATCGTACAAGTGAGCGGCGGCGACATATCCTACGGCAGTGTGGACTACAAGTCGATATTTGCCGTCGGGATCACGTTGTTTGGGATGACGTTGCTTTTAAATTTGCTCGCACAGTTTATTGCCCGGCGCTTTAAGGAGGACTACTGA